A region of Ornithodoros turicata isolate Travis chromosome 5, ASM3712646v1, whole genome shotgun sequence DNA encodes the following proteins:
- the LOC135394919 gene encoding intracellular coagulation inhibitor 1-like isoform X1: MYSQVEEPLSGHQKRRVMILKGAFAVIILAAFTCHGHPVKSDTPLDKSDEKLSVANNHFAVELLKHLDSGKNIFFSPYSVTTALAMLHAGAKGDTKSELSEGLGFTAAGLDDADVLHAFEHRRHRLQAAQNSTVLDEANSIVTLDGYQPLETYVHDLSSAFDAELRQVDFVNKGGEAVEDINAWVKEKTHGKIEKLLEQELGDDTRLVLLNAIYFKGLWKNRFNENDTLPLPFYNGGVEEINTPTMILTTRLAHASDDVLEADIVELPYEDSAFSLVVVLPKERNGIEALKKDLTAEKLHDALSKAFFKKVTLTLPKFKLEGSYKLKETLRDLGVKSAFGDADLSGINGEKDLLVDNVIHKAVVEVNEEGSEAAGATAVVIVTRLGAEPSYVTSVTVDHPFLFFIRDAKAGDILFLGQVNSL, from the coding sequence ACGAGTCATGATACTTAAGGGCGCCTTCGCCGTCATAATCCTGGCAGCTTTCACCTGCCACGGGCACCCTGTCAAGTCTGACACTCCGTTGGACAAGTCCGATGAGAAGCTCTCCGTAGCTAACAACCACTTCGCTGTCGAGCTCCTCAAGCATCTCGACTCCGGCAAGAACATCTTCTTCTCACCATACAGCGTTACGACAGCCTTGGCTATGCTTCATGCTGGCGCCAAGGGAGACACCAAATCCGAACTCTCGGAAGGCCTCGGTTTTACAGCGGCAGGACTCGACGACGCCGACGTTCTGCATGCCTTCGAGCACCGACGTCACCGTCTCCAAGCGGCCCAGAACAGCACCGTCTTGGACGAGGCCAACTCCATTGTCACCCTTGACGGGTACCAACCTCTTGAAACTTACGTACATGACCTGTCTTCCGCGTTCGACGCCGAACTTCGACAAGTCGACTTCGTGAACAAAGGCGGAGAAGCTGTGGAAGATATCAACGCCTGGGTTAAGGAGAAGACACATGGCAAGATCGAGAAGCTTCTGGAACAGGAACTTGGTGACGACACTCGTTTGGTTCTGCTGAATGCAATCTACTTCAAGGGACTTTGGAAGAACAGGTTCAACGAGAACGACACGCTTCCGTTGCCGTTCTACAACGGAGGGGTGGAAGAGATCAACACGCCAACCATGATACTCACCACGAGACTGGCCCACGCCTCTGACGACGTCCTTGAGGCCGATATCGTTGAACTTCCGTACGAAGACTCTGCGTTCAGCCTGGTCGTCGTGCTTCCCAAAGAAAGGAACGGCATTGAAGCCCTCAAGAAAGACCTGACTGCTGAAAAGCTTCACGACGCTTTGAGTAAAGCCTTCTTTAAGAAGGTTACCCTCACTCTTCCCAAGTTCAAGTTGGAAGGCAGTTACAAGTTGAAGGAGACCCTGCGTGACCTGGGCGTGAAGTCTGCGTTTGGCGACGCCGATTTATCTGGCATTAACGGCGAGAAGGATCTTCTGGTGGACAACGTCATCCACAAGGCCGTGGTCGAAGTGAACGAGGAAGGAAGTGAGGCTGCGGGAGCAACAGCTGTAGTCATAGTGACCCGCCTCGGCGCCGAGCCCAGCTATGTGACCTCGGTCACAGTGGACCATCCCTTCCTGTTCTTTATCAGAGATGCAAAGGCTGGGGATATCTTGTTCCTGGGGCAGGTGAACTCGCTTTAA
- the LOC135394919 gene encoding intracellular coagulation inhibitor 1-like isoform X2 produces MILKGAFAVIILAAFTCHGHPVKSDTPLDKSDEKLSVANNHFAVELLKHLDSGKNIFFSPYSVTTALAMLHAGAKGDTKSELSEGLGFTAAGLDDADVLHAFEHRRHRLQAAQNSTVLDEANSIVTLDGYQPLETYVHDLSSAFDAELRQVDFVNKGGEAVEDINAWVKEKTHGKIEKLLEQELGDDTRLVLLNAIYFKGLWKNRFNENDTLPLPFYNGGVEEINTPTMILTTRLAHASDDVLEADIVELPYEDSAFSLVVVLPKERNGIEALKKDLTAEKLHDALSKAFFKKVTLTLPKFKLEGSYKLKETLRDLGVKSAFGDADLSGINGEKDLLVDNVIHKAVVEVNEEGSEAAGATAVVIVTRLGAEPSYVTSVTVDHPFLFFIRDAKAGDILFLGQVNSL; encoded by the coding sequence ATGATACTTAAGGGCGCCTTCGCCGTCATAATCCTGGCAGCTTTCACCTGCCACGGGCACCCTGTCAAGTCTGACACTCCGTTGGACAAGTCCGATGAGAAGCTCTCCGTAGCTAACAACCACTTCGCTGTCGAGCTCCTCAAGCATCTCGACTCCGGCAAGAACATCTTCTTCTCACCATACAGCGTTACGACAGCCTTGGCTATGCTTCATGCTGGCGCCAAGGGAGACACCAAATCCGAACTCTCGGAAGGCCTCGGTTTTACAGCGGCAGGACTCGACGACGCCGACGTTCTGCATGCCTTCGAGCACCGACGTCACCGTCTCCAAGCGGCCCAGAACAGCACCGTCTTGGACGAGGCCAACTCCATTGTCACCCTTGACGGGTACCAACCTCTTGAAACTTACGTACATGACCTGTCTTCCGCGTTCGACGCCGAACTTCGACAAGTCGACTTCGTGAACAAAGGCGGAGAAGCTGTGGAAGATATCAACGCCTGGGTTAAGGAGAAGACACATGGCAAGATCGAGAAGCTTCTGGAACAGGAACTTGGTGACGACACTCGTTTGGTTCTGCTGAATGCAATCTACTTCAAGGGACTTTGGAAGAACAGGTTCAACGAGAACGACACGCTTCCGTTGCCGTTCTACAACGGAGGGGTGGAAGAGATCAACACGCCAACCATGATACTCACCACGAGACTGGCCCACGCCTCTGACGACGTCCTTGAGGCCGATATCGTTGAACTTCCGTACGAAGACTCTGCGTTCAGCCTGGTCGTCGTGCTTCCCAAAGAAAGGAACGGCATTGAAGCCCTCAAGAAAGACCTGACTGCTGAAAAGCTTCACGACGCTTTGAGTAAAGCCTTCTTTAAGAAGGTTACCCTCACTCTTCCCAAGTTCAAGTTGGAAGGCAGTTACAAGTTGAAGGAGACCCTGCGTGACCTGGGCGTGAAGTCTGCGTTTGGCGACGCCGATTTATCTGGCATTAACGGCGAGAAGGATCTTCTGGTGGACAACGTCATCCACAAGGCCGTGGTCGAAGTGAACGAGGAAGGAAGTGAGGCTGCGGGAGCAACAGCTGTAGTCATAGTGACCCGCCTCGGCGCCGAGCCCAGCTATGTGACCTCGGTCACAGTGGACCATCCCTTCCTGTTCTTTATCAGAGATGCAAAGGCTGGGGATATCTTGTTCCTGGGGCAGGTGAACTCGCTTTAA